In a single window of the Acidobacteriota bacterium genome:
- a CDS encoding HU family DNA-binding protein produces MARMTQTAIISSLADSTGCKKTDVKAMFDALAALATSEVKANGEFTVPGFGKLKKTHRKAREGRNPATGATIKIPAKTTVKFTVGKAMKDAIS; encoded by the coding sequence ATGGCACGTATGACCCAGACCGCGATCATCAGCAGCCTTGCTGATTCAACAGGATGCAAGAAAACCGACGTCAAAGCGATGTTCGACGCACTTGCAGCTCTCGCTACTTCTGAAGTAAAGGCAAACGGTGAATTTACCGTTCCCGGCTTCGGTAAACTGAAAAAGACCCACCGCAAGGCTCGCGAAGGCCGCAACCCGGCGACCGGCGCAACGATCAAGATCCCGGCGAAAACGACCGTTAAATTTACCGTCGGCAAGGCGATGAAAGACGCCATCAGCTAA
- the dnaJ gene encoding molecular chaperone DnaJ yields the protein MSKRDYYEILGVSRNAGDTDIKRAYRQLAVKYHPDKNPDDPAAEEKFKEAAEAYSVLSDPQKRAAYDRFGHQGVGAGGPGFDPGFSNIDDIFEMFGFGDVFGGRGGRRTTVQRGSDLRYDLEITLEDAATGKDEKLRIPRLEKCEECDGSGAEKGTSPETCATCSGSGQTRYSQGFFSVMRTCSTCQGKGQTIRTPCKACRGQGRVEREKTIEIKIPAGVETGSRLRVSGEGEAGVNGGPPGDLYIVVHVRQHEHFERQGDDLYSVAPVTFSQAALGAELSVRTLGGEEPLKVPAGTQTGTVFRVKGHGMPTLGGRGKGDLFVAVTVVTPKSLSKEQRKLMEQLAEVEDQDLSNESFMDKVRSIFQ from the coding sequence ATGAGCAAAAGAGATTATTACGAGATACTTGGAGTTTCGCGAAACGCCGGCGACACGGATATAAAACGCGCCTATCGCCAGCTTGCGGTAAAATATCACCCCGACAAGAATCCCGATGATCCCGCGGCTGAAGAGAAATTCAAAGAGGCCGCAGAGGCATATTCTGTGCTTTCGGATCCGCAAAAACGTGCGGCCTATGACCGTTTTGGTCACCAAGGTGTCGGAGCCGGCGGACCCGGATTCGATCCCGGATTTTCGAACATAGACGATATTTTCGAAATGTTTGGATTCGGCGATGTCTTCGGCGGCCGCGGCGGGCGTCGAACTACGGTCCAACGAGGTTCTGATCTTCGCTACGACCTCGAGATCACGCTTGAGGACGCTGCCACCGGCAAGGACGAAAAGCTTCGTATCCCGAGGCTTGAGAAATGCGAAGAATGCGACGGCAGCGGTGCGGAAAAAGGCACATCGCCGGAAACCTGCGCCACCTGCAGCGGGAGCGGGCAGACGCGATACAGCCAAGGCTTTTTCAGCGTGATGCGCACCTGCTCGACCTGTCAGGGTAAAGGACAAACAATTCGTACGCCTTGCAAAGCATGCCGAGGCCAGGGACGCGTCGAACGCGAAAAGACCATCGAGATCAAGATACCCGCCGGCGTCGAGACGGGCTCGCGGCTTCGCGTTTCCGGTGAAGGCGAGGCCGGCGTGAACGGCGGGCCTCCGGGTGATCTGTATATCGTTGTTCATGTCAGGCAGCACGAGCATTTCGAACGTCAAGGCGACGATCTGTATTCCGTAGCACCCGTGACATTTTCGCAGGCGGCACTCGGAGCGGAACTTTCTGTCCGGACGCTCGGCGGCGAAGAACCGCTAAAGGTTCCTGCGGGTACGCAGACCGGGACAGTTTTTCGGGTCAAAGGACACGGAATGCCGACCCTCGGCGGCCGCGGCAAAGGTGACCTTTTCGTCGCGGTGACCGTCGTGACCCCTAAATCGCTCTCGAAAGAACAGCGAAAGCTGATGGAACAGCTTGCCGAGGTCGAGGATCAGGATCTGTCAAATGAGTCTTTCATGGACAAGGTCCGCAGCATTTTTCAGTAA
- a CDS encoding nucleotide exchange factor GrpE, with product MNPNDQIPMPEEALDEMETDNGASVDDFLKQLAERERDLHITSDLSIEIEDSEFDPRNISEEAIEPVIERASDPMSLPVSDEQPAAAAAANQPGLKTQVFELQQELSKLKNRVEELKAERNDIQEKSDRRLKDFESYKYRMDRERRGSFIDQISNLATQMLPVLDNLDRAIDSATSDGAAKSEDFQRFYDGIVLVNQQVREVFAEMGVEPISAVGKDFDPNLHEAVAMDESPDMPPNTVVDEMLRGYRIGNRVIRHSMVKVTPAAAYRRDDIPAEIPAAIEETPQPAVVDVDIDAAFEDAPEKENSPQISE from the coding sequence ATGAATCCGAACGACCAGATACCGATGCCGGAAGAGGCACTCGATGAGATGGAAACCGACAACGGTGCATCTGTTGACGATTTTCTGAAACAGCTCGCGGAGCGCGAGCGTGATCTCCATATTACGTCCGACCTCAGTATTGAGATCGAGGATTCGGAGTTCGATCCGCGGAATATCTCGGAAGAGGCGATAGAGCCCGTGATCGAACGGGCGTCCGATCCGATGTCGCTTCCCGTTTCGGATGAGCAGCCGGCCGCGGCAGCTGCGGCCAATCAGCCCGGACTGAAAACGCAGGTTTTTGAACTGCAGCAGGAGCTTTCAAAGCTCAAGAACCGCGTTGAGGAACTAAAGGCAGAGCGTAACGACATTCAGGAAAAGAGCGACCGCCGGCTCAAAGATTTTGAGAGTTACAAATATCGAATGGACCGCGAGCGCCGCGGCTCTTTCATTGACCAGATCAGCAATCTGGCGACTCAGATGCTGCCCGTGCTGGACAATTTGGACCGTGCGATCGATTCGGCAACGTCTGACGGAGCGGCCAAAAGCGAAGATTTCCAAAGGTTTTACGACGGAATTGTGCTTGTGAATCAGCAAGTTCGAGAGGTGTTCGCGGAAATGGGTGTCGAGCCTATATCGGCGGTAGGAAAGGATTTTGATCCGAATCTGCACGAAGCGGTCGCGATGGATGAAAGCCCTGATATGCCTCCAAATACCGTCGTCGATGAGATGCTTCGAGGTTACCGTATAGGCAACCGTGTGATACGTCACTCGATGGTAAAGGTCACGCCTGCCGCGGCTTACCGTCGAGATGACATCCCTGCAGAAATCCCGGCCGCGATCGAGGAAACTCCACAGCCTGCCGTTGTTGATGTTGATATTGACGCGGCCTTTGAAGACGCGCCCGAAAAAGAAAACTCACCGCAGATCTCAGAATAG
- the rdgB gene encoding RdgB/HAM1 family non-canonical purine NTP pyrophosphatase, whose protein sequence is MELMLATTNSGKIRELTGLLAEAGITAAGLPEDMVIEPPREDGTTFAENVAIKAAYYAKRLGMPVLADDSGLEVAALKGEPGVLSARYGGGETTFDEKMRLILDRLAETESSDRKARFVCAAALADPNGSVVHLTVGTCDGSIADAPFGTGGFGYDPIFVPDGFDRTFGELPSEIKDSLSHRSKAIAEMLPFLREFLAV, encoded by the coding sequence ATGGAACTGATGTTGGCAACGACAAATTCAGGAAAGATCCGTGAACTGACAGGATTGCTGGCAGAGGCCGGCATTACGGCTGCCGGCTTGCCGGAAGACATGGTGATCGAACCTCCGCGGGAAGACGGCACAACATTCGCCGAGAATGTCGCTATCAAGGCAGCTTATTACGCTAAACGGCTGGGCATGCCTGTGCTGGCAGATGATTCAGGCTTAGAGGTCGCCGCACTCAAAGGCGAGCCCGGAGTGCTGTCAGCCCGCTACGGCGGCGGCGAAACGACGTTTGACGAGAAGATGCGGCTTATCCTGGATCGGCTTGCGGAAACTGAAAGTAGTGACCGCAAAGCTCGGTTCGTTTGTGCGGCGGCATTGGCTGACCCAAACGGCAGTGTAGTGCATTTGACGGTCGGCACCTGTGACGGCTCGATAGCAGATGCACCCTTTGGCACCGGAGGTTTTGGATATGACCCGATCTTCGTCCCCGACGGTTTCGACCGAACTTTTGGCGAATTGCCTTCCGAGATAAAGGACAGCCTAAGTCATCGGTCGAAGGCTATCGCAGAAATGCTCCCATTTTTACGGGAGTTTCTTGCGGTTTGA
- the dnaK gene encoding molecular chaperone DnaK, producing the protein MGKVIGIDLGTTNCCVSVLEGGTVQIISNKEGGRTTPSVVGFTEKDERLVGQIAKRQAVTNAANTLYAVKRLIGRKFDSPEAEKMRETVPFEIVKAPNGDAHIRVLDRVYSPPEVSAIVLQRLKAAAEDFLGDRIEEAIITVPAYFDDMQRQATRDAGKIAGLEVERIINEPTAAALAYGFGKNQTEKIAVYDLGGGTFDISILEINDGVFEVLSTSGNTFLGGEDFDQRIIEWMVEGFKDEHGVDLKQDRLALQRLKEAAERAKCELSSVSETNISLPFIAADSSGPKHINMTLSRDKFEQIVKDLVEATVEPCQKALWDAKLQPTDIDKVILVGGQTRSPIIARTVTEVFGKEPSSEINPDEVVAMGAAIQGGVLTGEVKDIVLLDVLPLSLGLETRGGLFVKLISRNSTIPLKNTMTFTTVVDNQQSVEIHILQGEREIASANRSLARFDLVGIPPAPRGVPQIDVTFEIDANGIVSVSAKDKMTGLEQAIQVTPSSGLAPDEIERLIIEAETSIDRDREEKELINERNRLDSLIRNARRAMTEVGSALQAGDHAEIVEILKAAEAAVTSSSMDEIRIQLDRVEGAANKITAAMLAMN; encoded by the coding sequence ATGGGAAAAGTAATAGGTATAGATCTTGGCACCACGAACTGCTGCGTATCCGTCCTCGAAGGCGGCACCGTTCAGATCATCTCAAACAAGGAAGGCGGCCGGACGACGCCGTCCGTCGTGGGCTTTACCGAAAAGGATGAACGACTCGTCGGCCAGATCGCAAAGCGTCAGGCGGTGACAAACGCTGCGAACACGCTGTATGCGGTGAAGCGGCTGATCGGCCGCAAGTTCGATTCGCCCGAGGCCGAGAAGATGCGCGAGACCGTGCCCTTTGAGATTGTCAAAGCGCCCAACGGCGACGCTCATATACGCGTACTGGACCGTGTGTACAGTCCGCCCGAAGTCTCCGCCATCGTACTACAAAGGTTGAAGGCCGCCGCTGAGGACTTTCTAGGCGACCGCATCGAAGAGGCGATAATCACGGTTCCCGCATATTTTGACGACATGCAGCGGCAGGCTACTCGCGACGCCGGAAAGATCGCCGGCCTCGAGGTCGAACGCATCATCAACGAGCCGACCGCGGCAGCGCTAGCCTACGGTTTCGGCAAGAATCAGACCGAAAAGATCGCTGTCTATGACCTTGGCGGCGGCACATTCGACATTTCGATACTCGAGATAAATGACGGCGTTTTTGAGGTTCTCTCGACGTCCGGTAATACGTTCCTTGGCGGCGAGGATTTCGATCAGCGAATAATCGAATGGATGGTCGAGGGCTTTAAGGACGAACACGGTGTCGATCTGAAGCAGGACCGCCTTGCCCTGCAGCGGCTCAAAGAGGCCGCTGAGCGTGCGAAATGTGAGCTTTCGAGTGTTTCTGAAACCAACATCTCGCTGCCGTTCATTGCAGCAGATTCCTCTGGGCCGAAACACATCAACATGACGCTGTCGCGCGACAAGTTCGAACAGATCGTAAAGGACCTGGTCGAAGCAACGGTCGAGCCGTGTCAGAAAGCCCTTTGGGACGCCAAGCTGCAGCCCACTGATATCGACAAAGTAATTTTGGTCGGCGGGCAGACCCGTTCACCGATCATCGCCAGGACCGTCACCGAAGTTTTCGGAAAAGAACCTTCATCGGAGATCAATCCGGACGAGGTGGTCGCAATGGGAGCCGCTATTCAGGGAGGCGTGCTGACAGGCGAGGTAAAGGATATCGTCCTTCTCGACGTTCTCCCGCTCAGCCTTGGTTTAGAAACACGCGGCGGGCTGTTTGTGAAGCTCATTTCGCGAAACTCGACCATTCCGCTAAAGAACACGATGACCTTCACGACGGTCGTGGACAATCAGCAGTCTGTAGAGATACACATTCTGCAGGGCGAACGCGAGATCGCTTCGGCAAACCGAAGCCTGGCGCGTTTTGACCTGGTCGGGATCCCGCCCGCACCGCGCGGTGTTCCGCAGATCGACGTTACTTTCGAGATCGACGCGAACGGCATCGTCAGCGTTTCGGCAAAAGACAAGATGACCGGACTCGAACAGGCAATTCAGGTCACGCCGTCGTCAGGATTGGCTCCGGACGAGATCGAAAGGCTCATAATCGAGGCAGAGACGTCCATTGATCGGGACCGCGAGGAAAAGGAACTTATCAATGAACGAAACCGCCTTGATTCACTTATCAGGAACGCAAGGCGCGCGATGACAGAGGTTGGGTCGGCACTACAAGCGGGGGACCACGCGGAGATAGTCGAGATCCTGAAGGCAGCTGAAGCCGCGGTCACCTCGTCGAGTATGGACGAGATACGTATTCAGCTGGACCGTGTGGAAGGTGCTGCGAACAAGATCACGGCGGCGATGCTCGCCATGAACTAG
- a CDS encoding SDR family oxidoreductase, with product MTKVFNNDILQGKVAFVTGGGTGITGGVARAFAEHGAKLAITSRKKENLDAMKAAVEGFGGECFSVAADVRDYEAVESAVAATVEHYGKIDIVVNGAAGNFLCQAEELSANGFGTVVDIDTKGTFNVSRAAFEELKRSRGQIINISATLHYLATPMQIHVSAAKAGVDAITRNLSVEWGRHGIRVNGIAPGPIEDTEGMKRLLMPELREKMMRKIPVGRFGRIEDIENAALFLASDAASYVNGVTLVVDGGSWLLGTSLT from the coding sequence ATGACCAAAGTATTCAACAACGACATTTTACAGGGCAAAGTCGCGTTCGTCACAGGCGGCGGCACGGGCATCACGGGCGGAGTGGCCCGAGCGTTTGCCGAACACGGAGCAAAACTCGCGATCACAAGCCGAAAGAAGGAGAACCTCGACGCGATGAAGGCCGCGGTCGAAGGCTTTGGCGGCGAGTGTTTCTCGGTGGCGGCGGACGTCCGCGATTACGAGGCCGTCGAGAGTGCCGTAGCGGCAACGGTCGAACATTACGGCAAGATCGACATAGTTGTGAACGGCGCGGCCGGAAACTTTCTTTGCCAGGCTGAAGAGCTTTCGGCGAACGGCTTTGGCACGGTCGTTGATATCGATACAAAAGGCACTTTCAACGTCAGCCGTGCAGCTTTCGAAGAACTCAAAAGATCTCGCGGCCAGATCATCAATATCTCCGCGACTCTGCATTACCTTGCCACACCAATGCAGATACACGTCTCCGCCGCAAAGGCCGGCGTTGATGCGATCACGCGAAATCTGTCTGTCGAATGGGGCCGCCACGGCATCCGCGTTAATGGCATCGCACCGGGCCCGATCGAAGACACCGAAGGAATGAAGCGGCTGCTGATGCCGGAGCTGCGCGAGAAAATGATGCGGAAAATTCCCGTCGGCAGATTCGGCCGCATCGAAGATATTGAGAATGCCGCTTTGTTTCTCGCGTCCGATGCGGCGAGTTACGTCAACGGCGTTACGCTGGTCGTTGACGGCGGTTCGTGGCTGCTGGGCACGAGCCTTACTTAA
- the hrcA gene encoding heat-inducible transcription repressor HrcA, producing MRQTHPNRMTNGGEKPQNVPDSRGQVILTAIINEHFVTGEPVGSKVLAERFANASGMSSATIRNVMGELEEMGMLEQPHTSAGRVPTDAGYRYYVDNLLGVLSISDDDLFTIGEELGIKNAEPTETPDRLLERTSHLLSALSNNVGIVVSPSLANDRLQHIEFVNLTDNRVLVVLVSTPNIVHNKIIRLNTAFTKEELDRTANYLNTEFAGKSLAEIRVEILRLMHEEKTLFDKLLQTAVILCSQSIESEEDRMGEVFVDGTPNILTKRDFADLERLRELLQAISEKSRLMQVLTECIGRDGVVNGDVQVVIGSENRTPTLQNCSLISAPYRIGDGSAIGTLTVLGPTRIEYARMISIVSYIARTLERLMSSDSGQR from the coding sequence ATGCGACAAACTCACCCGAACAGAATGACCAATGGCGGCGAAAAGCCCCAAAATGTGCCCGATTCCCGGGGACAGGTCATACTGACAGCGATCATCAATGAACATTTCGTAACGGGCGAACCCGTTGGTTCAAAAGTTCTCGCAGAGAGGTTTGCCAACGCGTCCGGGATGAGTTCGGCGACGATTCGCAATGTGATGGGCGAGTTGGAGGAAATGGGGATGCTCGAACAGCCCCACACTTCCGCCGGACGCGTTCCTACCGATGCAGGATATCGGTATTACGTTGACAATCTGCTTGGCGTGCTGAGTATTTCGGACGATGACCTTTTTACCATCGGCGAGGAACTCGGCATAAAGAACGCCGAGCCGACAGAGACGCCGGACCGCCTGCTGGAACGCACTTCCCACTTGCTCTCGGCTCTTTCAAATAATGTGGGCATCGTAGTATCGCCGTCCTTGGCGAATGATCGCCTGCAGCACATTGAATTTGTCAATCTTACTGACAATCGCGTGCTCGTCGTATTGGTCTCGACGCCGAATATCGTCCACAACAAGATAATTCGGCTGAACACAGCCTTTACGAAAGAGGAACTCGACCGAACGGCGAATTACCTCAACACCGAGTTTGCCGGTAAGAGCTTGGCCGAGATACGTGTCGAGATCCTCAGGCTTATGCACGAGGAAAAGACACTCTTTGACAAACTGCTCCAGACGGCGGTGATACTGTGCTCGCAGAGCATAGAATCAGAGGAGGACCGCATGGGTGAGGTTTTCGTTGACGGTACGCCGAACATCCTGACAAAACGGGATTTTGCCGATCTGGAACGCCTGCGTGAACTGCTGCAAGCCATCAGCGAGAAATCTCGTCTGATGCAGGTACTGACCGAGTGCATCGGACGCGACGGCGTGGTGAACGGCGACGTTCAGGTCGTCATAGGCAGCGAGAATCGAACGCCCACCCTGCAAAACTGTTCGCTGATATCGGCACCATACCGCATCGGTGACGGTTCGGCGATCGGGACGCTGACGGTGCTAGGCCCCACGCGGATCGAATATGCCCGTATGATCTCCATTGTCTCCTACATCGCCCGCACGCTTGAAAGACTGATGTCGTCAGACTCCGGCCAACGATAA
- a CDS encoding GatB/YqeY domain-containing protein encodes MTLQKKIIDDLTAAMKAKDADKVSVLRMVKAALMNRQIEKGSELTDDEITKALQTLVKQRRDSAEQYENAGRAELAAKENAEIAFIEAYLPRAASENEIAAAVEAAVAETGASSMKDMGAVMKAAMANLAGKSADGKKVSEAVKNRLSGN; translated from the coding sequence ATGACTTTGCAGAAAAAAATAATAGACGACCTGACCGCAGCGATGAAAGCAAAAGACGCCGACAAGGTTTCGGTGCTGCGTATGGTGAAAGCGGCGTTAATGAACCGCCAGATAGAAAAGGGCAGTGAACTTACCGACGACGAGATCACCAAGGCATTACAGACGCTGGTAAAGCAGCGGCGTGATTCTGCAGAACAATATGAGAACGCAGGCCGTGCAGAGCTTGCCGCAAAAGAGAACGCCGAGATCGCGTTCATCGAAGCCTATCTGCCGCGGGCAGCTTCGGAGAACGAGATCGCGGCAGCGGTCGAGGCGGCAGTTGCCGAGACCGGTGCATCGTCAATGAAAGACATGGGTGCTGTGATGAAGGCAGCGATGGCGAACCTCGCCGGAAAGTCGGCAGACGGCAAAAAGGTCAGCGAGGCCGTTAAGAACAGGCTGTCCGGTAATTGA
- a CDS encoding TonB family protein produces MSQYGIILPIMTMRSHIFTLFLLLSSVCVSSTSLFGQGSIPVKVLSIEDYVMTDVMQSGGIGGSVIVSLTLSSDGTPSDVVALHGPMYPCDSYPIEFIDAARAGVVRSIQNAKFEPIIVEGVATEQRVTFTVNLDVNFRKANRPSPTSEPGARVPKLVSGGILNGKATSLPKPRYPAEARAAGAGGAVSVSILIDEQGSVVRAGLVSGNALFTDAARTAACKSAFSPTMLSGNPVKVSGVLVYNFVP; encoded by the coding sequence TTGTCGCAGTATGGTATTATTTTGCCTATTATGACGATGAGATCACACATTTTCACTCTGTTTTTACTTCTTTCTTCGGTTTGTGTATCTTCGACTAGCCTTTTTGGTCAGGGTAGCATTCCGGTCAAAGTGCTCAGCATTGAGGATTATGTGATGACCGACGTCATGCAGTCTGGCGGTATTGGCGGCTCGGTGATCGTCTCTTTGACTCTCTCTAGTGATGGCACTCCCAGCGACGTCGTAGCTCTTCACGGTCCGATGTATCCTTGCGATTCGTATCCGATCGAGTTCATCGATGCGGCGAGAGCCGGTGTCGTTCGTTCGATTCAAAATGCAAAATTTGAACCTATCATTGTTGAAGGAGTTGCAACTGAGCAGCGTGTCACATTTACTGTCAATCTAGACGTCAATTTTCGCAAGGCGAACAGACCTTCGCCGACATCAGAACCTGGAGCGCGCGTGCCCAAATTGGTAAGTGGGGGCATCCTGAACGGGAAAGCGACGTCTCTTCCCAAACCAAGATATCCGGCAGAGGCGAGAGCTGCGGGCGCTGGTGGAGCTGTATCCGTATCAATTCTCATCGACGAACAAGGTTCTGTCGTAAGAGCGGGCTTGGTTAGCGGAAATGCACTTTTCACGGATGCAGCTCGGACGGCCGCCTGCAAATCAGCTTTTTCGCCGACAATGCTTTCCGGCAATCCGGTAAAGGTGTCTGGGGTCCTTGTTTACAACTTTGTTCCATAA